CTTCTTCTGATTCacgttatttaatttttctgtTCCGTTTTGTTGTTCTTAATTTGATTTGCAGCTTCCATCTATATGAAAAAAGTTTTATGTATACGTTTTGATCTTGCTAGTATTGTTTACGGTGTGATTTGAGCTTGATTCAAGCGTGATAAGCTGGATTTATGTTGAAAGCTCTTGATTTTGTTGTAAAGGGTAACAGACTTGCAGCTATCAGTTTAAAGTTTCTGATTatgttaaaaaaaagaattaagttAGTGTAAGCTGTGTGTTTTGAATAGTTAATGTCGATGCAATATGTTAGCTCGATTTTTTTGTTGAACATGATTTTCTTATGATTCTAGCAATGTATCATAGCTTTGCTTTTGTAATCAGCACATTTTTCTCGTATTATTTGTGTTTTGGAATAATTTAAACTCTAATTATACTCCGTATTTTGGCTGTTGCATTGTTGAGCCTTGTTGTGAAGATCATAGATTGATAGAGTGTCCTTTCTTCTTTTATGAATTATCATACTTGATTTTGCTTTGGAATTTTTCTGATGTAGTGCTGCTGAACTAGACTAGGCGTTATTGTATTTAAGTTTTGTTCTTCCCTCGTGAGGCAATTCTCGGTTCTATACGCCTGAATAGCTGTTGTATATATTTATCAATTTCAATTCTTTATATTGCCTTGGATTTTAATGGCTCTGGTTTAATTCTCTTGCTATCTACAGCCGAAGCAGATTCACGAGATAAAGGACTTCCTGCTCACAGCCAGGAGGAAGGATGCACAGTCCGTGAAGATCAAGAAGAGCAAAGATGTTGTCAAGTTCAAGGTCAGGTGCTCGAAATACCTCTACACCCTCTGTGTCTTTGACCTTGAGAAGGCTGACAAGTTGAAGCAATCCCTTCCACCAGGTATAATTTTCCAGCATTGCTCTTACCATCTGTATAATTTTATCAGAATTTTGTGGCACCTTATCTCCATTCGAAATCTTATTAATTGCTATTACCGGAGCCTCTTAATTGCTAAACATAATGAATTTGTTTGCTTCATTTGCAGGTCTAAGTGTGCTGGACCTTTGAAGCTGGAACGTTCCGCCTTTGGAGAGTTGTAGCATGTCGAAAGGGATTTAGCTTGAGCTTTTCTCAGTATTTGTTTGAAAAACTGTTTTGATGGAAATTATTTACTCTCATTTGTAGTGAAAATCTATGTTGTGATCAATACATGCCTTGGGTGTTATAAGATGGTATCAGATAATGCTTTACTTTGAATTAGTAGTACATGACCTGACAATTGAGATTGAATTTTGCATTGTTTTGCACTTGCTTTATTTGTTCAGACTTGTTCATTTTAAACTAAAAGTTACCTTCATAAAACTGAGGCTTTTTGGTtgtgatttttaatttgtatttttaactTTAACAATGCTAAAATTATTAGAAATTTAGTGCAAAGTCAAATTGCTAGAACCATTAAGGCATTAAGAACCTAATTGTGTTTCTCAATTCCTAGTTCCTATAACTAAGAGTATTAATATTGATAGCTGACCACTTGAGCTATAAATTTTTATATCATTATTTTAGACGTAATGCTAATCAATTAATTGAGAATAACTAAATTATTGACAACCACTAAAATTCTTAAAAGCAAAATAAGACCCAAATTTATGTCTAAAGTGTTATTTAAGACCTTGgttatcaattttatacataAAACGAGTATTGCATAGTTcgatattttaaataattacccACGTAAAATAGTAGTCTTTGATATAACGCATAACATTTGTTTAAATAAACTTTAGTACACaacaatagaaaataaaatttgttctaattaaatactataccaaaaatgaaaataaacaatCGTACAATGACGATTGGATCATCTTCtatccaattaaaatataacaATTGCTTGAAAAATAAGAATCgtgttaaaaaaaaatccagagAAACAAATCTAAAGTTTCCCTTCACTTTGCGTCTTCTTCGACTCAATGTTCATGCACGCTCTCCAAAACTAACACTTCGGCAGCGCTCTCCAGTCTTTCCTCTGTGTTGTTGTtctagagagagaggagagagatagAGATCCTCTCTCGACTGCTTCCATCGAATTATTTTCAGGTCAGTTATCTATTCAGATATGGTggttttcatttttaatctaTTGAGCCGTTCATCTTTAGCTTAATTTCCACAATGCAAATGATCGATTTGGTTGAGGTACCATTGGATTTATGAAATTGAAAGGAGTGAGGTTAGATCCTGGTAGATCCCGAACTGTATTGTAGGCGGAGTGATTTTGCAATGTGAATTCGAATTcgttttgttgttttgttaattttgtgtgaTTTGGTTATTACGATCGAGATTATTAATGTCTAGCTTGAATGTGTTTGCATCCAGACGGATCCGCGTGGATTGGTAGAGTTGTGGATGGAAGGAGCTAGATCATTTTGTAAGCATTAAGTCTACAGTTTATCTCTTTGATAGTTTCAAAAGAATGAATCTCTGTTTGATACTTCTTTCTGCTTTCTTAGCTCTACAAGTTGAGTATCTGATTTGAAGGGAAAGGAGTCGAGCCGGGAGAGCTGGAGTCGGTGCAGGACACTCAGCCATTGAAGTCTGGTGGGGGGAACGGCCAGATTCGATTTCGATCGCCGTCTGCGGCTGAGCTTTCGGATGCGCAGCAGCAAGTTCAGATGGAGAAGGTTTTGAAGAGAAACAGGCAGCACGAGACCTTTTCGGACAAGTTCCAGAGATGGCGTGGTGCGATGCTATTGGTTTTTGTCCCTCTCCTGCTGATTACCTTTGTGCTATTTCTCATGCCCTCGAGATCGTCTCCTGATTCTATCCCTCGAAAGTTTGCGCCCGAATTCATGTCTAAGAAATACGCGGTTATCTTTGATGCTGGAAGTTCTGGCAGTCGGGTGCACGTCTTCTGCTTTAACAAGCAGCTAGATCTTGTTCCCATGGGAGACGAACTTGAGCTTTTTGTGCAGGTTATCTTTCTAGTCCTTCTCTTATAGCTGtatttgtttcaaaattttcacCTGGGTTGAATAATTGGTTAATGAGATTTTTGATTGAGAATAGGTATAGTGGAAGAATGTTGCATTAATGTATAGATACCTCTAGTTTTAGAGAGTGGATGCTTATATTTTCTTTGGGTGATGGTGGCAGTTCATGGAGGGGGGGGGGGTGATATTATGATGTAGAACAGGCAAGATGATTGAAGGGATCAACAAAGACATGATAATTCTGGACTCATTTACATCAGTCCTCAACTGTCAATTTGTAGTGTTGCCATAAGCTTTTTTGTAGGAGAGGGTATCGATTATGTTGGGGTTGCTGTGTCTCTGATCTGCCCTTTTCCTTTTGAAACAAGAAGCATCTTCTTAGGTGGGGCCCTCTTGTTTCTGTTTAGGAACACGTATCCAATACCTTGAAAAAACGAGAAAAGTAGTGCAGTCAAAATATTTCTGTTCTGTAATTTATGGGACATGGAGAAGAATGTTGAGCTGGGCTCCTACTAAAATATTAAGTATTGCATTGCAGAGGTTGTGCTAGAATTCAAGACCTAGTAgtaattatcataatttatgtCTTTCACATATACTTTTAATTTGTTGTGTAAAGCCTCAGTTTCAATCAGTCAAAGCATCATATATATTAGTGGATATAAacaattttactttttttcagaGCCTATGCATCttgtattctctctctcttcctaaCATTATGCTGGATATTGACTGTCATCTGTAGTTGTCACCGGGTCTGAGTGCATATGCAAAGGACTCTGAGGCTGCTGCAAAATCACTATCAGAACTACTTGAAAAGGCTGAAGCAGCAGTTCCCGAAGAGCTGAGGTCCATTACACCAGTTAAAGTTGGGGTAGGGAATGTCATTTTCTGCTTACGTATACATGAAAGCTCTTATCTCCTTGTATCACCTTAAAATTTGAGTTGCACCAATAATGTTCATGCAGGCTACTGCTGGGCTAAGGCAATTGGAAGGTGATGCATCTGACAAGATTTTACAAGCAGTAATTACATGCTCCAAAATTCCTATTGCAATTGTCTTTTTTTGCCTTTCTCCTTGTTCATTCTAGTTACTCCTCTAAACTTTTGCATAGGTGAGGGattatttgaagaaaaaaagCTCATTTAAATCAAAGGATGACTGGGTCACAGTTTTGGATGGCAATCAGGAAGGTGCTTACCAATGGGTATGTCAAGATATACTATCTTATATTCCATTTGAGTGAAGAGTTGATTGTTATCTGCCATTTGTAAAATTGACATTTGTAGGAAGCTAAAGTTAAGTATGTGTACTCGACTAGCTTAACATGATCCTTACTTGCAAAATGACCAGCAAATTATATACAGTTTTCAAGTGCTAAACTCTTCAACATTGTATACATTGTTCTCTGAAAACTAATATCGATATGTTTACATGTTTACAGGTGACTATAAACTATTTATTGGGAAATCTGGGAAAAGAGTACTCCAGTACTGTTGGAGTGGTTGATCTCGGGGGTGGTTCTGTTCAAATGGCATATGCCATCTCGGAGTCAGATGCGGCTAAAGCTCCTAAAGTATCTGGTGGAGAGGAGTCATACGTGCAGGAAATGTATCTCAAGGGAAGAAAATATTATCTTTATATTCACAGGTATGTAGTccttattgtttttatttaccCTTACCCATGCTATTAATAATGGTTGTTTTTCTTTATCTCTTTGTTACGGATTGTTTGAGTAGTGATGTATTTTCATTAGCAAGGTACTTCTAGCTCTTATGATAAGAGTAAATGATCTAGATACTATTTTCTTTCCTATGCAGTTACCTACATTATGGGTTATTGGCTGCTCGAGCTGAGATTTTGAAAATTAGTCAAGAATCTGAGGATCCATGTCTACTTGCGGGCTATGATGGTTTGTACAAGCCTACTTGATAGTATTTTCATCTAATCTTGATTTGTGTTTGTGGTTGGTTTAGAACAAGCTTACTTGAATATTGTGTAATATGCTGGGAACTGGTGATGATATATGGTTCATTCTCTAGGTTCTTACAAATATGGGCCAACAGAGTACAAGGCTTCTGCTTTACCCTCTGGCTCCAGCCACAGCAAATGTAGGGAGGCAGCTATTAAGGCTCTAAAAGTCAATGAATCTTGTACACATATGAAATGTACGTTTGGGGGCATCTGGAATGGTGGGGGAGGCGATGGCCTGAAGAACTTATTCGTTGCTTCATTTTTCTTCGACAGAGCTGCTGAGGTAAGTACACCCTCTACACATGTCCGCTTGACACAATTAGCACATTCTTGTCATTGAATCATGGTAATTCTCCTGTGTAGGCTGGTTTTATCAACCCAAATCTGGCTGTTGCAACAGTTCGTCCATCTGATATTGAGGAAGCAGCTAAACAAGCGTGTCAAACTCGTCTTGAAGATGCCAAGGCTTCGTATCCTCGTGTGAAACCAGAAAACCTTCCATTCATGTGCATGGACCTTGTTTATCAGGTTACTCTGCTTGTTGATGGATTAGGTGGGTAACTGCATCCATGCTTTGGTTATTTTGAACACATGCACAGGTTGAAAATTTTTAAGCGAAACTGTTGATTGTGTCTTTCATGTGGCAGGCATTGATCCATGGCAAACGATTACATTGGTGAAAAAAGTTAAATACCAGAATTCACTGGTCGAAGCAGCGTGGCCGCTGGGCAGCGCCATCGAAGCTGTTTCATCACCCGCCTAACTACTTCACCTCCCGGTCAGCACATTCTGTTGATCTGAGTGCATATTCTGCAACTGGTTTGCGAGTATTGCttttggaattgggctttttgGTGACGAAATTCGTGATTCAATATATTAATTCCTTGTTTATTTGTTGTTAAAGAATGAGAAATAAGTATTTGAAACTTAGGAATAGCTTACCGGAAATTATTACTGATATTTACGGACTGTACTGATAAAACTCGAAgtttcaacattttttttgtcaTGATACTGAACTCGCCAACATAGGAATAGCTAAGTTTAATTTGTGTGATGGACACACTTTTTGTTGATGGAAAGCACATATTTGAGATTTGGGTatgttttacaaattttattgaCATGTGTTGATCATCGGTAAATAATGCTCCCTTCGTTATGAATGGCACGAGATGGTAGGGGAAGTTATTTAAgtagaaaaagataaaaaagttAGTTTGAAAAGCTTTGGCAACCGATTCTTTCGTTTCcatgttttgtttgttggttCTTTTCAGGATCGAAATCTATAAATATGCGTCACGAATAAGAATATTATTAAAATCATCTCCTTTCTCTCTAACCCTGATTCGATTAACTTTCTTGTGTTGACTGGCGAcgtgatgtgtaattttcgagcttttatattaagTGTAAAgttcacacaagtttaataaattaactctaatattacaatctatctgcaagagtacagagtcgaTTGTAGTATTTCGAGtatcgaaccacagggaggcgtatgctatttaacaagaattgacaaGATTAATGAACTAAAAAATACAAACTAAGG
This DNA window, taken from Salvia splendens isolate huo1 chromosome 18, SspV2, whole genome shotgun sequence, encodes the following:
- the LOC121777520 gene encoding apyrase 2-like isoform X1, with protein sequence MEGARSFWKGVEPGELESVQDTQPLKSGGGNGQIRFRSPSAAELSDAQQQVQMEKVLKRNRQHETFSDKFQRWRGAMLLVFVPLLLITFVLFLMPSRSSPDSIPRKFAPEFMSKKYAVIFDAGSSGSRVHVFCFNKQLDLVPMGDELELFVQLSPGLSAYAKDSEAAAKSLSELLEKAEAAVPEELRSITPVKVGATAGLRQLEGDASDKILQAVRDYLKKKSSFKSKDDWVTVLDGNQEGAYQWVTINYLLGNLGKEYSSTVGVVDLGGGSVQMAYAISESDAAKAPKVSGGEESYVQEMYLKGRKYYLYIHSYLHYGLLAARAEILKISQESEDPCLLAGYDGSYKYGPTEYKASALPSGSSHSKCREAAIKALKVNESCTHMKCTFGGIWNGGGGDGLKNLFVASFFFDRAAEAGFINPNLAVATVRPSDIEEAAKQACQTRLEDAKASYPRVKPENLPFMCMDLVYQVTLLVDGLGIDPWQTITLVKKVKYQNSLVEAAWPLGSAIEAVSSPA
- the LOC121777520 gene encoding apyrase 2-like isoform X2 encodes the protein MEKVLKRNRQHETFSDKFQRWRGAMLLVFVPLLLITFVLFLMPSRSSPDSIPRKFAPEFMSKKYAVIFDAGSSGSRVHVFCFNKQLDLVPMGDELELFVQLSPGLSAYAKDSEAAAKSLSELLEKAEAAVPEELRSITPVKVGATAGLRQLEGDASDKILQAVRDYLKKKSSFKSKDDWVTVLDGNQEGAYQWVTINYLLGNLGKEYSSTVGVVDLGGGSVQMAYAISESDAAKAPKVSGGEESYVQEMYLKGRKYYLYIHSYLHYGLLAARAEILKISQESEDPCLLAGYDGSYKYGPTEYKASALPSGSSHSKCREAAIKALKVNESCTHMKCTFGGIWNGGGGDGLKNLFVASFFFDRAAEAGFINPNLAVATVRPSDIEEAAKQACQTRLEDAKASYPRVKPENLPFMCMDLVYQVTLLVDGLGIDPWQTITLVKKVKYQNSLVEAAWPLGSAIEAVSSPA